The region GAAAAAATTACCTCACAAAAAAACTTCTTAAAAGCAGAAAGTACTTACAAAAGTAATTTGGCAACCTATAACGGTCTGCGCAAAAAATTACAAATGATGAACATCAATCCGAATGCTGTTGAAAAAGGAGAAATCACTACAACCATCAATTTATATGCGCCCATTAATGGTTATATCACCAGCGTAAATGTAAGTAATGGTACTTTTGTGTCTTCTGCGAGCGAATTGTTAGAAATTGTTAATACAGATCACATTCATCTAGAGTTGAATGTTTTTGAGAAGGATATTTTAAAGGTCAAAAAAGATCAAAAAATAGTATTTAGAGTTCCAGAATCTTCAGATAATAGTTACCTAGCCAAAGTTCATTTAGTAGGAACTTCTATTGATGAAAACAGAATGGTAAAAGTACATGGACATATAGAAAATGAAGAAATCCCTTTTATTACAGGCATGTATATTGAGGCAGACATCTTTACAGATTCTAGAAAAATAGTAGCAATACCAAAAAGTGCCATCAAAGAAAATGAAAATAATTATTTTGTTTTAGCTTTAAACCAAGAAAAAGATGACAAGTATATATTTGATAAAATAAAACTGGATATTGGTGTGCGAGACGAAAACTATTTGGAAGTTTTAAATAGCGAGGATATAAAAAATAAAAAAATTCTTACCAAAGGTATTTTTATGCTATTAAATGATTGATAATAAATTTTCGAAACCCAAAAATTTATTATGTTTGTTACTCTAAAATATACAGATGAAAAGATTTTCTTTATTACTATTGATTATTATGTTTTCTCTTTCAGTAAAAGCGCAAGAAAAATTGCCTCAAGACATCAATAAAAAACATGAATTAAAATTAAATGCTTTTAGTTTAATTGTTTTTTCTTCGTT is a window of Polaribacter litorisediminis DNA encoding:
- a CDS encoding efflux RND transporter periplasmic adaptor subunit; amino-acid sequence: MKNIYIILFSFAFLACGNQEKNTETIELSAVNSNLIEITKQQFESENMQLGALSEQNFNTIVKANGMLDVPPENSASVSTFVGGYVTKIPLLIGDQVQKGQLVASLQNTEFVTIQQQYLEITAQLQFLKSEYERQKTLFAEKITSQKNFLKAESTYKSNLATYNGLRKKLQMMNINPNAVEKGEITTTINLYAPINGYITSVNVSNGTFVSSASELLEIVNTDHIHLELNVFEKDILKVKKDQKIVFRVPESSDNSYLAKVHLVGTSIDENRMVKVHGHIENEEIPFITGMYIEADIFTDSRKIVAIPKSAIKENENNYFVLALNQEKDDKYIFDKIKLDIGVRDENYLEVLNSEDIKNKKILTKGIFMLLND